From the genome of Sphingomonas sp. OV641:
GGACGACGCGCCTTGCGCGATTCAGGAGCAGCGGACGTTCACCGACGGTCGGGTGATGTTCGTCGGTGGCGAACCCCGCCGGGGGCAGAAGAAGCGGGCCGACTACATCCTCCGGTACCGACCTGACTATCCAATCGCCGTCATCGAGGCCAAGGCGAGCTACCGCTCTGCGCAGGACGGTGTGCAACAGGCGCGTGACTATGCAGAGGTGTTGGGCCTGCGGTTCGCCTATGCCAGCAACGGACATGAGATCATCGAGATCGACGTGGCGGCAGGCACAGAGGCGGTCCGCGCCGACTTTCCCGCACCTGACGAGCTCTGGCAGCGCCTCCGTGACGAGCTCGACCTGCCCGAGGTTGCCGCCAACCGGGTACTCGAGCCTGGTTTTCCGGATGCCGAGCGGCCGCTGCGCTACTACCAGGAGATCGCCGTCAATCGCTCGCTTGAAGCGCTCCATGGAGGCCAGCGTCGCGTGCTGCTCAACCTCTGCACCGGCGCGGGCAAGACGGCGGTTGCTTTCCAGATCTGCTGGCGGCTGTGGTCCGCAGGATGGAACAAGCGCGGCGATCATCGCCGGCCCAAGATCCTGTTCCTCGCTGATCGTAACATCCTGGTGGACGATCCCAAGGACAAGACCTTTACGCCATTCGGCGACGCGCGCTGGAAGCTCGGCCCCAGTGCGGTCAGCCACGGTCGCGACATCTACTTTTCGACCTACCAGGCGATTGCGGCGGATGAGCGGCGCTCAGGCCTCTACCGCGAGTTCGCACCCGACTTCTTCGACCTGATCGTTATCGACGAGTGTCACCGCGGGAGCGCCCGGGCCGATAGTTCGTGGCGAGAAATCCTCGATTGGTTCGAGCCCGCCTATCAGCTCGGCATGACGGCTACGCCGTTGCGAGAGGAGAGCCGCGACACCTACGCCTATTTCGGCGACGCGCTCTATACCTATAGCTTGGCGCAGGGAATCGCCGATGGCTTCCTTGCGCCCTATCGCGTCCACCGCATCGTGACCGACCTTGATGCGGCGGGCTGGCGGCCGAGCGCGGGCGAGCTCGACCGCTATGGCCGTGAGGTGCCCGACGAGGAATACCAGACCCGCGACTTTGAGCGCACCGTGGCGTTACGCGCCCGCACCGAGGCTATCGCTCGGCACCTGACGGACTTCCTCAAGAACACCGATCGCTACGCCAAAACCATCGTCTTCTGCGTCGATCAGGATCACGCGAGTGAGATGCGTGCCGCACTCGTGCGGCTCAATGCCGACATGGTAGCCAAACACCCTGACTACATTGCGCGCGTCACCGCCGACGAGGGTGACATCGGCAAGGGTATGCTCAGCCGCTTTCAGGATCTGGAAGCCGAGACGCCGGTGATCCTGACCACCTCGCAGCTTCTGACGACCGGCGTCGATGCACCGACCTGCAAGAATGTGGCACTGGCACGCGTCGTAGGATCGATGGCCGAGTTCAAGCAGATCATCGGCCGCGGCACCCGGCTGCGCGAGGATTACGGCAAGCTGTGGTTCTCGATCCTCGACTACACCGGAACCGCGACCGAGAAGTTCGCCGATCCGACGTTCGATGGCGAGCCGACCGCGCAGACCACGACCGAGATCGACGGGGCCGGCGCAGTGGTCGCCACCAAGACTGACGAGCGCCCTGACACCGACGCAGTAACGACCGATACGGACGTCGACCCGGCCATCGTGCTACCGGACAGTGCGGATGATGGCCTACCCCGCAAATTCTATGTTGATGGCGGCGAGGTGGAGGTGGTGGCCCACCTCGTTTACGACCTTGATGGCGACGGCAAACGGCTGACCTGCCGTAAGCTGACCGACTGGACTGGCGAGAAGGTGCGGACGCTGTTCGCGACCCCGGCCGCGTTCCGTGCCGAATGGGCGATGCCCGACAAGCGCAGCGCCGTGATCGACGCACTGGCGGAACGCGGCATCGACCTGCACGCGCTAATGCAGGAAGCTGAGCGGCCCGACGATGATCCGTTCGATCTGATCTGCCATCTTGCTTGGAACGCACCGCTCACCACCCGTGCCGAACGAGCGCGGCGCGTGCGCGAGGGGGGCCTCTTCACACGTTACGAGGAAGATGCACGCGCGATCCTCGATGCCTTGCTCGACCGTTATGCCGGCGGTGGTGCCAATGAGCTGACGCTTCCACAGGCGCTCAAGGTCCATCCGGTGTCAGATTTCGGCAACCCCAGCGAAATTGCCCGCCGTTTCGGGGGACCTCAGGCGATGCGCCAGGCAGTAGCCGACCTGAACCTCGCCCTCTACGCGGCCTGATAAACAACAAAGGAACGACATGGCTCGCCAGCCGAAGAAACTTGCCCCTCAGACCACGGCTCAGCGCCTCGATTCAATCGTCAAATCAGCGCGCAAGATCATGCGCAAGGATAAGGGACTGAACGGCGACCTTGATCGCCTCCCGGTGCTCACCTGGGTCATGTTCCTGAAGTTCCTCGACGACCTCGAGCGCGTTCATGCCGATGAGGCCGAGCTTGCCGGCGAGCCGTTCCACCCTGCCATCGAGGCGCCGTACCGCTGGCGGGACTGGGCGGCTGACAAGAACGGCATCACCGGCCCGGACCTGCTTGCTTTCATCAACGCGGACAAACCCGTTCGACCGGACGGCACAAAGGGTGCCGGGCTGTTCGCTTATCTGCGGTCTCTGCGGGGTACCAATGGCAGGCGTGATCGCCGCGACGTGATCGCCACCGTGTTCCGTGGCGTCCAGAACCGCATGGAGAGCGGCTACCTGCTCCGCGACGTCATCAACCTGGTTGACGGCATTCACTTCGATAGCTCGAGCGAGATGCACACGCTTGGCCGGCTCTACGAGACACTGCTGCGCGAGATGCGCGACGCCGCCGGCGACAGCGGCGAGTTCTACACGCCGCGTCCAGTAGTCCGCTTCATGGTCGAGCGGATCGACCCGCAGATCGGCGAGACGGTGCTCGATCCCGCCTGCGGTACTGGCGGCTTCCTGACCGAATCCTACGCCCATATGGCGAAGCAGGCGGACAGTGTGGAAAAGCGCCGTCGGCTCCAGGGCGGATCGCTGATCGGGGTCGAGGCCAAGCCGCTGCCTTACCTACTGGTGCAGATGAACCTTCTGCTGCACGGTTTGGAAGCGCCCGAGATCGACCCCGGAAACGCGCTGCGCCATCGCCTCTCAGAGATTGGCGAACGCGAGCGGGTGGAGGTCATCCTGTCCAACCCGCCCTTTGGGGGCGAGGAGGAAGCAGGCATCCTGTCCAGCTTCCCTGACGATCGCCGCACGGCGGAAACGGCGCTTCTGTTCCTGCAGCTCATCATGCGACGGCTGAAGCGGAAGGGCAAAGGTCGCGCTGCAGTGGTTGTGCCGCATGGTGTACTGTTCGGTGACGGCGTTGCCGCAAGGATCAAGGCGGATCTGCTGGAGAAGTTTAATCTCCATACGATCGTGCGCCTGCCAGAGGGCGTGTTCGCGCCCTATACCGACATCGCTTCCAACCTGCTGTTCTTCGATACCAGTGGCCCGACCGGCGATATCCACTACTGGGAACAGCCTGCGCCCGAGGGTCGCCGGAAATATAGCAAGACGGCACCGCTCCAGTCCGCCGACCTGGCCGATCTTACCGCCTGGTGGGGTGACCGCGCCCCGGATCCGCGCGCCTGGATCGTCAACGGCCCCGCGCTGATCGAGCGCGACGAGACCGGTAACGTCCGTAACGTCAATCTTGACCAAAAGAACCCCAACGCGAAGGCCGCCGAGGACCACCGCGCGCCCGCCGAGATTGTCGCCGCTGCTCTGGAGAGGGAGGCGGAGGTGCTCGCCATCCTCAAGGACCTGCGCGCGCTAGTCACGGAGCGCAATGCGGCATGACGTGGCCTAAGGTAGCGCTAAGTGAGGTAGCAACGCTTACGTGGCGGGGCGAAGCTCCGAACCCAGACCAAACATACCGTCTTGTGGGGGTTCGATGGTGGGGTGAGGGCGCGTATGAGTACAAAACTGTCCTTGGTTCGGAAACCCAAGCACCTCAGCTCTATCGCGTTGAAGCCGGAGACCTCCTGATTAACAAGATATGGGCAAGGCATGGCAGCATCGCGGTTGCTGATGATAGTCTTGCTGGTGCCTACGGTTCATCAGAGTTCCCGACCTTTATACTCGATCGCGAGCGGCTTGAGCCGCGCTTTGCCCACTGGTTTAGCAAGACGACCAGCGCATGGGCGCAATGTGAGGCACTGTCCCGAGGCACCAGCGGGAAGAACCGGGTAAAGCCAGAACGCTTCCTGACCGTGAAGATACCTTTGCCACCACTTGCTGAGCAGCGACGCATCGTTGCGCAGTTGGAGGCCGCGGCGGCGGCAATGTCGGCGCGTATGCGCGCCGCAGGCGAGGTGGAATCCGAACTCGCCGCCACATTGGCTGCTGCCTTTGACCGGATCACCCAGGACACGCCGCGCTCGACAATGGGCGAAGTCGCGCCGCTCGTCCGCCGGCCTGTCACGATCGATCCCGATGCGACCTACCCGGAACTGGGCGTGCGCTCGTTCGGCAAGGGGACGTTCCACAAGCCGCCGCTCACTGGGATCGATGTGGGCTCAAAGAGGCTCTTCTCGATCGAACCGGCAGACCTGGTGTTCAACATTGTCTTTGCATGGGAAGGCGCGATCGCCGTTGCGGAAGCGAGCGACGCGGGCCGCGTCGGGTCACACCGATTTCTCAGCTGCGTGCCTGATCCGTCAGTCGCCACGGCGACTTTCCTGCGCTACTGGTTTCTCAGCGAGGAGGGCTTGCTGGCACTCGGTCGCGCCTCCCCCGGTGGTGCAGGACGTAACCGCACGCTTGGGATCAAGGCGTTG
Proteins encoded in this window:
- the hsdR gene encoding EcoAI/FtnUII family type I restriction enzme subunit R; this translates as MVTEADTCRKFIVPRLQAAGWDDAPCAIQEQRTFTDGRVMFVGGEPRRGQKKRADYILRYRPDYPIAVIEAKASYRSAQDGVQQARDYAEVLGLRFAYASNGHEIIEIDVAAGTEAVRADFPAPDELWQRLRDELDLPEVAANRVLEPGFPDAERPLRYYQEIAVNRSLEALHGGQRRVLLNLCTGAGKTAVAFQICWRLWSAGWNKRGDHRRPKILFLADRNILVDDPKDKTFTPFGDARWKLGPSAVSHGRDIYFSTYQAIAADERRSGLYREFAPDFFDLIVIDECHRGSARADSSWREILDWFEPAYQLGMTATPLREESRDTYAYFGDALYTYSLAQGIADGFLAPYRVHRIVTDLDAAGWRPSAGELDRYGREVPDEEYQTRDFERTVALRARTEAIARHLTDFLKNTDRYAKTIVFCVDQDHASEMRAALVRLNADMVAKHPDYIARVTADEGDIGKGMLSRFQDLEAETPVILTTSQLLTTGVDAPTCKNVALARVVGSMAEFKQIIGRGTRLREDYGKLWFSILDYTGTATEKFADPTFDGEPTAQTTTEIDGAGAVVATKTDERPDTDAVTTDTDVDPAIVLPDSADDGLPRKFYVDGGEVEVVAHLVYDLDGDGKRLTCRKLTDWTGEKVRTLFATPAAFRAEWAMPDKRSAVIDALAERGIDLHALMQEAERPDDDPFDLICHLAWNAPLTTRAERARRVREGGLFTRYEEDARAILDALLDRYAGGGANELTLPQALKVHPVSDFGNPSEIARRFGGPQAMRQAVADLNLALYAA
- a CDS encoding class I SAM-dependent DNA methyltransferase, with the protein product MARQPKKLAPQTTAQRLDSIVKSARKIMRKDKGLNGDLDRLPVLTWVMFLKFLDDLERVHADEAELAGEPFHPAIEAPYRWRDWAADKNGITGPDLLAFINADKPVRPDGTKGAGLFAYLRSLRGTNGRRDRRDVIATVFRGVQNRMESGYLLRDVINLVDGIHFDSSSEMHTLGRLYETLLREMRDAAGDSGEFYTPRPVVRFMVERIDPQIGETVLDPACGTGGFLTESYAHMAKQADSVEKRRRLQGGSLIGVEAKPLPYLLVQMNLLLHGLEAPEIDPGNALRHRLSEIGERERVEVILSNPPFGGEEEAGILSSFPDDRRTAETALLFLQLIMRRLKRKGKGRAAVVVPHGVLFGDGVAARIKADLLEKFNLHTIVRLPEGVFAPYTDIASNLLFFDTSGPTGDIHYWEQPAPEGRRKYSKTAPLQSADLADLTAWWGDRAPDPRAWIVNGPALIERDETGNVRNVNLDQKNPNAKAAEDHRAPAEIVAAALEREAEVLAILKDLRALVTERNAA
- a CDS encoding restriction endonuclease subunit S; this translates as MTWPKVALSEVATLTWRGEAPNPDQTYRLVGVRWWGEGAYEYKTVLGSETQAPQLYRVEAGDLLINKIWARHGSIAVADDSLAGAYGSSEFPTFILDRERLEPRFAHWFSKTTSAWAQCEALSRGTSGKNRVKPERFLTVKIPLPPLAEQRRIVAQLEAAAAAMSARMRAAGEVESELAATLAAAFDRITQDTPRSTMGEVAPLVRRPVTIDPDATYPELGVRSFGKGTFHKPPLTGIDVGSKRLFSIEPADLVFNIVFAWEGAIAVAEASDAGRVGSHRFLSCVPDPSVATATFLRYWFLSEEGLLALGRASPGGAGRNRTLGIKALEAIRVPVPSLDAQHWFDHLQAKVRAARVAQAAATTELDALLPALLHDVFGDADARD